Proteins from a genomic interval of Polaribacter sp. Q13:
- the argB gene encoding acetylglutamate kinase — translation MEKLSIIKIGGNIIEDETSLNAFLKLFSNLEGKKILVHGGGRRATHIASKLGIESKMVNGRRITDAETLEVITMVYGGLVNKNVVAKLQALQVDAIGLTGADINSIKSEKRPVKEVDFGFVGDVKKIASHSIDKLIKADFTPIFCAITHDGNGQLLNTNADTIASTIAVGMSEIYETSIYYCFELNGVLKDFNDKNSVIKSINTNSYKELLDAKIITDGMIPKLDNCFDALNNGVTRVNIGNTSMLTKENNNFTTITL, via the coding sequence ATGGAAAAACTATCAATCATAAAAATTGGAGGAAACATTATAGAAGATGAAACTTCATTAAATGCTTTTCTAAAATTATTTTCTAATTTAGAAGGAAAGAAAATACTTGTTCACGGAGGTGGAAGACGCGCTACTCATATTGCCTCTAAATTAGGTATAGAATCTAAAATGGTGAATGGTAGACGTATTACAGATGCCGAAACTTTAGAAGTTATTACCATGGTTTATGGCGGCTTGGTAAACAAAAATGTGGTGGCTAAACTACAAGCTTTACAGGTAGATGCTATTGGTTTAACTGGTGCGGACATCAACAGTATAAAATCAGAAAAAAGACCGGTAAAAGAAGTCGATTTTGGTTTTGTAGGTGATGTAAAAAAAATAGCTTCACATTCTATTGATAAATTAATAAAAGCAGATTTTACACCAATTTTTTGTGCTATTACGCATGATGGAAATGGACAATTATTAAACACCAATGCAGATACAATAGCAAGTACCATTGCAGTTGGAATGAGTGAAATCTATGAAACATCAATTTATTATTGTTTTGAATTAAATGGAGTTTTAAAAGATTTTAACGATAAAAATTCTGTTATAAAAAGCATCAATACAAATTCTTATAAAGAGTTATTAGATGCTAAAATTATTACTGACGGAATGATTCCTAAATTAGACAATTGTTTTGATGCTTTAAATAATGGAGTAACAAGAGTTAATATTGGTAATACTTCTATGTTGACAAAAGAAAACAATAATTTTACAACAATTACATTATAA
- a CDS encoding M20 family metallo-hydrolase, whose amino-acid sequence MSIEKLTEKAISLLKNLIETQSFSREEDKTAKLIEGWFIEENIPYIRTKNNVWATNKYFDDSKPTLLLNSHHDTVHPNTAYTNDPFKAIVEDGKLYGLGSNDAGGCLVSLMATFTNFYAQENLKYNLVIVASAEEEDSGPDGLNSMLKIIPHIDVAIVGEPTLMNLAVAEKGLVVFDADVAGTPSHAAHPNDNNSIYNTIEVLQWFKDFKFKKTSEALGDVKMTVTQISAGSQHNVVPAHTNLVIDVRVNDAYSNQEIADILQEKSPCTTITPRGLKLNSSSISIDHDLVKAGIAMGRETYGSPTISDQACLSCESLKLGPGDSTRSHSANEFIYLAEIEEGIQIYVELLKRVIV is encoded by the coding sequence ATGAGTATTGAAAAATTAACAGAAAAAGCAATCTCTCTTTTAAAAAATCTGATTGAAACCCAATCATTTTCTAGAGAAGAAGACAAGACAGCAAAATTGATTGAAGGATGGTTTATAGAAGAAAACATTCCGTATATAAGAACAAAAAATAACGTTTGGGCAACCAACAAATATTTTGATGATAGCAAACCAACTTTATTGTTAAATTCTCATCATGATACGGTGCATCCAAATACAGCCTATACAAACGATCCGTTTAAAGCTATAGTAGAAGATGGAAAATTATATGGTTTAGGATCTAATGACGCCGGTGGATGTTTGGTGTCTTTAATGGCAACCTTTACCAATTTTTATGCACAAGAAAACCTAAAATATAATTTGGTTATTGTAGCTTCTGCAGAAGAAGAAGATTCTGGTCCGGATGGGTTAAATAGCATGTTAAAAATAATTCCGCATATAGATGTGGCTATTGTTGGAGAACCTACATTAATGAATTTAGCCGTTGCAGAAAAAGGTTTGGTTGTTTTTGATGCTGATGTAGCAGGAACTCCAAGTCATGCGGCACATCCAAATGATAACAATTCAATATACAATACCATTGAAGTTTTACAATGGTTTAAAGATTTTAAATTTAAAAAAACTTCAGAAGCTTTAGGTGATGTAAAAATGACGGTAACTCAAATTTCTGCTGGTTCTCAGCACAATGTTGTACCTGCACATACCAATTTAGTAATTGATGTACGAGTAAACGACGCATATTCTAATCAAGAAATTGCAGATATTTTACAAGAAAAATCACCTTGTACCACAATTACTCCTAGAGGTTTAAAACTAAATTCCTCTTCTATTTCTATAGATCACGATTTAGTAAAAGCTGGAATTGCCATGGGCAGAGAAACATATGGTTCTCCTACAATATCAGATCAAGCTTGTTTAAGTTGCGAATCTCTAAAATTAGGCCCTGGTGATAGTACTCGTTCTCATTCTGCAAATGAATTTATATATTTGGCAGAAATTGAAGAGGGAATTCAAATTTATGTAGAATTATTAAAACGTGTAATTGTTTAA
- the argH gene encoding argininosuccinate lyase — protein MKLWDKGFSIDQQIEKFTVGNDREIDMHIAKYDVQASLAHAIMLESIGIITADELKDLKRGLQELADDIEKGTFVIEESFEDVHSKIEWELTNKLGEVGKKIHTARSRNDQVLVALQLYYKENLAIINDKTKTLFDTLLGLAETHKESLLPGYTHLQVAMPSSFGLWFSAYAELLIDDVYMLNAVSRVVDQNPLGSAAGYGSSFPIDRELTTKELEFATMKYNVVAAQLSRGKSERSIASALGGLCNTMSRFAMDVCLYMSQNFSFITFPDELTTGSSIMPHKKNPDVFELIRGKCNKIQALHTEMVMITNNLPTGYHRDFQLLKENIINAFEDVKDILDIFNYSIQQVIVKDIDLNDEKYQYLFTVDSINNLVVEGMSFREAYQKIGGQVQAGTYKPDLGKQHTHVGSIHNLSLDKIREKYPK, from the coding sequence ATGAAACTTTGGGATAAAGGATTTTCAATAGATCAACAAATAGAAAAATTTACAGTAGGTAACGATAGAGAAATTGACATGCATATTGCAAAATATGATGTTCAAGCTTCTTTAGCGCACGCAATAATGCTAGAATCTATTGGCATTATAACTGCCGATGAATTGAAAGATTTAAAAAGAGGATTGCAAGAATTAGCAGACGATATTGAAAAAGGAACCTTTGTAATAGAAGAATCTTTTGAAGATGTACACTCTAAAATTGAATGGGAACTTACTAATAAATTAGGTGAAGTTGGTAAAAAAATTCATACAGCTCGTTCTAGAAACGACCAAGTTTTAGTTGCTTTGCAATTGTATTATAAAGAAAATTTAGCTATTATAAATGATAAAACTAAAACGTTATTTGATACCCTTTTAGGTTTAGCTGAAACACATAAAGAAAGCTTATTACCAGGGTATACGCATTTACAAGTTGCCATGCCATCATCTTTCGGATTGTGGTTTTCTGCGTATGCAGAATTATTAATTGACGATGTTTATATGTTAAATGCGGTATCTAGAGTTGTAGACCAAAATCCTTTAGGCTCTGCTGCTGGTTATGGTTCTTCTTTTCCTATTGACAGAGAATTAACGACCAAAGAATTAGAATTTGCAACCATGAAATACAACGTAGTGGCTGCACAATTAAGTAGAGGAAAAAGTGAACGTTCTATTGCTTCAGCCTTAGGCGGATTGTGTAACACCATGTCTCGTTTTGCTATGGACGTTTGTTTGTATATGAGTCAAAATTTTAGTTTCATCACTTTTCCTGATGAATTAACAACCGGAAGTAGCATTATGCCACACAAGAAAAATCCAGATGTTTTTGAGTTGATTCGTGGAAAATGTAATAAAATTCAGGCGCTACATACAGAAATGGTAATGATTACAAATAATTTACCAACGGGTTATCACAGAGATTTTCAATTATTAAAAGAAAACATCATCAATGCTTTTGAGGATGTAAAAGATATTTTAGACATCTTTAACTACTCTATTCAACAAGTAATTGTAAAAGACATTGATTTAAATGATGAAAAATATCAGTATTTATTTACGGTAGATAGCATCAATAATCTAGTAGTTGAAGGTATGTCTTTTAGAGAAGCCTATCAAAAAATTGGCGGACAAGTTCAAGCAGGAACTTACAAACCAGATTTAGGAAAACAACATACGCATGTTGGAAGTATTCATAATTTGAGTTTAGATAAGATTCGTGAGAAATATCCGAAGTAA
- a CDS encoding metallophosphoesterase has protein sequence MKPLKLIVLFAITFTFFNCDNLFEYSVYDANVKTAKRNTTEKNLKLLENIKLESQDFKFAFVTDVHYYYNNLSAVVDDINKRDDITFVIFGGDIADQALLKEFDIFYDIMGKLKKPYLTVIGNHDYNANGSIVYQEMFGDLNYSFVFNNNKFVLFDDIVWESNKDPDFDWLASELSDHAKYNQVFQIAHIPFTSLHFIGEMRDKYEAILKGNNVSLVINGHNHSYFYEEGKPTYLTVPSLKEPEYGIISVKDDTFNIEMIEL, from the coding sequence ATGAAACCTTTAAAACTTATAGTATTATTTGCTATTACATTTACTTTTTTTAACTGCGATAATCTTTTTGAATATAGCGTTTATGATGCAAATGTAAAAACAGCGAAAAGAAACACGACTGAAAAAAATTTAAAATTATTAGAGAATATTAAATTGGAGTCTCAAGACTTTAAATTCGCTTTCGTTACAGATGTTCATTATTATTACAACAACCTTAGTGCTGTTGTAGACGATATTAACAAAAGAGATGATATTACATTTGTTATTTTTGGAGGTGATATTGCAGATCAAGCATTATTAAAAGAGTTTGATATTTTTTATGATATCATGGGAAAACTTAAAAAACCTTACTTAACGGTTATAGGAAATCATGATTATAATGCAAATGGAAGTATTGTTTATCAGGAAATGTTTGGTGATCTTAATTATTCCTTCGTGTTTAATAATAACAAGTTTGTTCTTTTTGATGATATCGTTTGGGAAAGTAACAAAGATCCAGATTTTGATTGGTTAGCATCAGAATTAAGCGATCATGCTAAGTATAACCAAGTATTTCAAATTGCCCATATTCCTTTTACAAGCCTGCATTTTATAGGTGAGATGAGAGATAAATATGAGGCTATATTAAAAGGTAATAATGTTTCATTAGTTATAAACGGACATAATCATAGCTATTTTTATGAAGAAGGTAAGCCCACTTATTTAACAGTGCCTTCGCTTAAAGAACCTGAATATGGTATTATAAGCGTAAAAGATGATACTTTTAATATTGAAATGATAGAATTATAA
- a CDS encoding GDSL-type esterase/lipase family protein produces the protein MFWYHPDLERLENHIQELEYDPKTIFYGSSTLTLWDELTTIFREHNPVNLGFGGSTLAACTWFFDRIFENIEEIDAIVIYAGDNDLSDGRHPEEVLLFLENILLKIRTKYGNIKCSYISIKPSVARNHLLESIHYTNNNIEKLMSKDDNFHFVNIYDALLDKKGKPNSKYFEEDGLHFNAKGYKLLTKTLLMYPKIFPQKIFEKMY, from the coding sequence ATGTTTTGGTATCATCCAGATTTAGAACGATTAGAAAATCATATTCAAGAATTAGAATATGATCCCAAAACAATTTTTTATGGAAGCTCTACCCTAACCTTATGGGATGAATTAACCACTATTTTTAGAGAGCATAATCCTGTTAACTTAGGTTTTGGAGGCTCTACTTTAGCGGCTTGTACTTGGTTTTTTGATCGTATTTTTGAAAACATAGAAGAAATAGATGCTATTGTAATTTATGCCGGTGATAACGATTTAAGTGATGGAAGACATCCGGAAGAAGTTCTCTTATTTTTAGAAAATATATTATTAAAAATTAGAACTAAATATGGCAATATAAAATGCTCCTATATTTCTATAAAACCTAGTGTAGCAAGAAACCATTTACTAGAAAGTATTCATTATACAAATAACAACATAGAAAAATTAATGTCTAAAGATGATAATTTTCATTTTGTGAATATTTATGATGCTTTATTAGATAAAAAAGGAAAACCCAATAGCAAATATTTTGAAGAAGATGGACTACACTTTAATGCCAAAGGTTACAAACTGTTAACAAAAACACTTCTAATGTATCCTAAAATTTTTCCTCAAAAAATATTCGAAAAAATGTATTAA
- a CDS encoding esterase family protein, whose protein sequence is MKREYHKWYSPNLEKEMELLVFGYAGPKVLFFPPRMGRFYDYENWKIIASLEQKIKNGNLQVFCVDSVDLESFYNSFKDPGYRIYRHIQYENYVIEEVLPLANLINSNKNVISAGCSLGAYHAVNIAMRHPNLFTKVVGMSGRYDLTKSSGYFKDLLSGFHNDFVYFNMPNQYLKNLNDPNLIEQLSKMDIILAIGKEDSFLESNYKLSNILQEKGIPHHLFEWQEEAHRACYWRTMVNIYF, encoded by the coding sequence GTGAAAAGAGAATATCATAAATGGTATAGTCCTAATCTTGAAAAAGAAATGGAATTGCTTGTATTTGGGTATGCAGGCCCAAAAGTGCTGTTTTTCCCTCCGAGAATGGGACGGTTTTATGATTATGAAAACTGGAAAATTATAGCTTCTTTAGAGCAGAAAATCAAAAATGGAAATTTACAAGTTTTTTGTGTAGATAGTGTAGATTTAGAATCTTTTTATAATAGTTTTAAAGATCCAGGATATCGTATTTACAGGCATATTCAGTATGAAAACTATGTTATAGAAGAAGTTTTGCCACTAGCTAATTTAATCAATTCAAATAAAAATGTTATTTCTGCCGGTTGCAGTTTAGGCGCCTATCATGCCGTAAATATTGCCATGCGTCATCCTAATTTATTTACTAAAGTTGTAGGAATGAGTGGTCGGTACGATTTAACAAAATCTAGTGGATACTTTAAAGATTTATTAAGTGGCTTTCATAATGATTTTGTCTATTTTAATATGCCTAACCAATACTTAAAAAATTTAAACGACCCAAATTTAATTGAGCAATTAAGTAAAATGGATATTATATTAGCCATCGGAAAAGAAGATTCTTTTTTAGAAAGTAATTACAAATTATCTAATATTTTACAGGAAAAAGGAATTCCACACCACTTATTTGAATGGCAAGAAGAAGCACACAGAGCTTGCTATTGGAGAACAATGGTAAACATTTATTTTTAA
- a CDS encoding alpha/beta hydrolase — MKLRLIFFFMMISFGKLLAQNEVIPLWKTIPNSIETSEKESLEQGAIIKIFKVKKPTLEVYAPAKNNATDKAIIICPGGGYNFLAYDWEGTDMAKWFNSKGITAFVLKYRLPNSKSLITSNKAPLQDAQRAIRWVRFNAKKMGINPNKIGVIGFSAGGHLASTLGTQFNTPNDFKEEALDTISARPDFMALIYPVVTMKDDYTHKGSRKNLLGKNPSKELIAQYSNELHVTENTPPTFIVHASNDPAVPVENSLQIYKALNDKGVKVEMHIYPTGKHGFSLAINQEGYLHTWLDRMYDWLESI, encoded by the coding sequence ATGAAACTTAGACTTATTTTTTTCTTTATGATGATATCCTTTGGAAAATTACTAGCGCAAAATGAAGTTATCCCTCTTTGGAAAACCATACCTAATAGCATAGAAACTTCAGAAAAAGAATCCTTAGAACAAGGAGCTATCATTAAAATTTTTAAAGTTAAAAAGCCTACATTAGAAGTGTATGCACCTGCAAAAAACAACGCAACAGATAAAGCCATTATTATTTGTCCTGGAGGAGGATATAATTTTTTAGCCTATGATTGGGAAGGAACAGATATGGCCAAATGGTTTAATAGTAAAGGTATTACTGCTTTTGTTCTAAAATACAGACTACCAAACTCTAAATCTTTAATCACCTCAAATAAAGCACCATTGCAAGATGCGCAAAGAGCTATTAGATGGGTTCGTTTTAATGCTAAAAAGATGGGAATTAATCCAAATAAAATTGGTGTAATAGGTTTTTCTGCAGGTGGACATTTAGCATCCACTTTAGGAACTCAATTTAATACACCCAACGATTTTAAAGAAGAAGCTCTGGACACTATTTCTGCAAGACCAGACTTTATGGCTTTAATTTATCCTGTAGTTACTATGAAAGATGATTATACCCACAAAGGTTCTCGTAAAAACTTATTGGGTAAAAATCCTTCTAAAGAATTAATAGCACAATATTCAAACGAATTACATGTTACAGAAAACACACCTCCAACTTTTATAGTACATGCTTCTAATGACCCAGCAGTTCCTGTAGAGAATAGTTTACAGATTTACAAAGCATTAAATGACAAAGGGGTAAAAGTAGAAATGCATATTTATCCGACAGGAAAACACGGATTTTCTTTAGCTATTAACCAAGAAGGATATTTACATACTTGGTTAGATAGAATGTATGATTGGTTAGAAAGTATTTAA
- the mqo gene encoding malate dehydrogenase (quinone), translating into MPKIVSVKHSEFVLIGGGIMTATLAILLYEKFPGKKITIIEKLPTMAAESSEAWNNAGTGHSGNCELNYTPEKKGVVNIDKAISISQQFTETYNFWKDCAEKGYINNLSKCISEVPHLSFVRGKKDIAFLEKRYTTMKEHPNFKDMLFSKDTEQVKEWLPLMMEGRSAKESVAATYFKKGYDVNFGEIAEQIFRYLKKQEHVELLNHSNVYNIQKSKRNRWVVSIKGQNVGKHWMLASNYLFIGAGGGSLPLLEKANIKEAKGYGGFPISGLWLRCTNPEIIERHHAKAYGKAGRGAPPMSVPHMDSRMINGRKELLFGPFAGFTTKFLKHGSMFDLPRSVEFDNIMSLLGAGYQNLPLVKYLIQQVRLSFKDRMDELRAFYPEADNDDWKTVVAGQRVQIIKRNKKGFGKLEFGTEIIVSEDKKIAALLGASPGASTSYSVMKEVFNRSFKS; encoded by the coding sequence ATGCCAAAAATTGTATCTGTAAAACACTCCGAATTTGTACTTATTGGAGGTGGTATTATGACTGCCACATTAGCCATATTATTATATGAAAAATTTCCGGGAAAGAAAATAACTATTATTGAGAAATTACCTACCATGGCTGCAGAAAGTTCTGAAGCTTGGAACAATGCTGGAACTGGACATTCTGGAAATTGTGAACTAAATTATACTCCAGAAAAAAAAGGTGTTGTAAATATTGATAAAGCAATTAGTATTTCTCAACAATTTACAGAAACTTATAATTTCTGGAAAGACTGTGCAGAAAAAGGATATATCAACAATCTATCAAAATGCATTAGTGAAGTTCCTCATCTTAGTTTTGTTAGAGGTAAAAAAGACATTGCTTTTTTAGAGAAACGCTATACTACTATGAAAGAACACCCTAATTTTAAGGACATGCTTTTTTCTAAAGATACCGAACAAGTAAAAGAATGGCTACCATTAATGATGGAGGGGCGTTCTGCAAAAGAAAGTGTTGCAGCAACCTATTTTAAAAAGGGATATGATGTTAATTTTGGCGAAATAGCAGAACAAATATTTCGTTATTTAAAAAAACAAGAGCACGTAGAATTATTGAATCATAGCAATGTGTACAACATTCAAAAGTCTAAAAGAAACCGTTGGGTAGTGAGTATAAAAGGACAAAATGTAGGTAAACATTGGATGTTGGCATCCAATTACCTTTTTATAGGTGCTGGAGGCGGATCATTACCTCTACTAGAAAAAGCGAATATTAAAGAAGCGAAAGGATATGGAGGTTTCCCTATTAGTGGCCTTTGGTTGCGTTGCACCAATCCAGAAATTATAGAAAGACATCATGCAAAAGCCTATGGAAAAGCCGGACGTGGTGCTCCACCAATGTCTGTACCTCACATGGATTCTAGAATGATAAACGGAAGAAAAGAATTGTTATTTGGCCCTTTTGCTGGTTTTACAACAAAGTTTTTAAAACATGGTTCTATGTTTGATTTGCCAAGGTCTGTAGAATTTGATAATATTATGAGTCTATTAGGTGCCGGATACCAAAACTTACCGCTTGTAAAATATCTTATTCAACAAGTCCGTTTATCCTTTAAAGATAGAATGGATGAGTTAAGAGCTTTCTACCCTGAAGCAGATAATGATGATTGGAAAACGGTTGTTGCAGGACAACGTGTTCAAATTATAAAACGCAATAAAAAAGGATTTGGTAAACTAGAATTTGGAACGGAAATTATAGTTTCTGAAGATAAAAAAATTGCAGCCCTTTTAGGTGCTTCTCCAGGAGCTTCTACTTCATATTCCGTAATGAAGGAAGTATTTAATAGAAGTTTTAAAAGTTAA
- a CDS encoding D-2-hydroxyacid dehydrogenase: protein MNIVVLDGYTLNPGDLNWQGIEQFGSLKIYDRISLDEETIIKAIGKATVVFTNKTPLTKSILQKVPHVTYIGVLATGYNVVDVSYAKELGITVTNIPAYSTRSVAQFTMGLLLEMCHNIGKHNTAVQNRKWINSADFSFIETPLIELIGKTIGIIGFGSIGQATAKLAEAFGLHILVHSRTKYPELETANCRYVPLDHLFEKADIISLHCPLTESTDGIINKNNIAKMKDGVLIINTSRGGLVVEEDLKNALNSGKVASAAVDVISAEPMLENNPLLNAKNCIITPHIAWAPKEARTRLMQTAVLNLEAFLNENPVNVVNS, encoded by the coding sequence ATGAATATAGTAGTTTTAGATGGATATACATTAAACCCTGGCGATCTTAATTGGCAAGGAATAGAACAGTTTGGTTCTTTAAAAATATATGATAGAATTAGTTTAGATGAAGAAACTATTATTAAAGCTATTGGCAAAGCAACGGTTGTGTTTACCAATAAAACGCCCTTAACAAAAAGTATTCTTCAGAAAGTGCCACACGTTACCTATATAGGAGTTTTAGCTACTGGTTATAATGTAGTTGATGTAAGTTATGCGAAAGAATTAGGAATAACAGTAACAAATATTCCTGCATATAGCACCCGATCGGTTGCACAATTTACCATGGGCTTATTGCTAGAAATGTGCCATAATATAGGAAAACATAATACAGCTGTTCAAAATAGAAAATGGATAAATAGTGCTGATTTTTCATTTATAGAAACACCTTTAATAGAATTGATTGGAAAAACTATTGGGATTATTGGTTTTGGTAGTATCGGACAAGCAACTGCAAAATTAGCAGAAGCTTTTGGATTACATATTTTGGTACATAGCAGAACTAAATATCCTGAACTTGAAACAGCCAATTGCCGTTATGTTCCATTAGATCATTTGTTTGAAAAAGCAGACATTATTAGCTTACACTGTCCACTTACGGAAAGCACAGATGGAATAATTAATAAAAACAATATTGCAAAGATGAAGGATGGCGTATTAATTATTAACACCTCTAGAGGTGGATTAGTAGTTGAAGAAGACCTTAAGAACGCACTTAATTCAGGTAAAGTAGCAAGCGCTGCGGTAGACGTAATTTCTGCAGAACCTATGTTAGAAAATAATCCATTATTAAATGCAAAAAACTGCATTATAACACCACATATTGCTTGGGCACCGAAAGAAGCTCGTACCAGATTAATGCAAACTGCAGTGCTAAATTTAGAAGCATTTTTAAATGAAAACCCCGTAAATGTGGTGAATTCTTAG
- a CDS encoding lycopene cyclase domain-containing protein, protein MYLYLLLNLGSISIPLLYSFEKKMRFIKHWKAVFLSLILISIVFLIWDAIFTANGVWGFNPDYHLNFLLFGMPIDEWMFFICIPYASLFIHYSLEYFKPKLLISEKFTKSITLFFIVILLPVIFLNTDKAYTFVNYIFLLFVLVIGFFFGLKQLQRFYISFLIILIPFFIVNGVLTGTGIDEPIVWYNNAENLGIRLLTIPIEDVGYAFTMIFGNVLLIEKFKKI, encoded by the coding sequence GTGTATTTATATCTGCTTTTAAATCTTGGTTCTATTAGTATTCCGTTATTGTATTCTTTCGAAAAAAAAATGCGATTTATTAAACATTGGAAAGCGGTTTTTCTTTCTTTAATACTTATTTCTATCGTTTTTTTAATTTGGGATGCTATTTTTACAGCCAATGGAGTTTGGGGGTTTAATCCAGATTATCACTTAAATTTCTTGCTTTTTGGAATGCCAATTGATGAATGGATGTTCTTTATCTGTATTCCGTATGCAAGTTTATTTATTCATTATTCACTTGAGTATTTTAAACCTAAATTGTTAATTTCAGAAAAGTTTACGAAGTCTATTACACTCTTTTTTATTGTAATTTTACTGCCAGTAATTTTTCTGAATACAGACAAAGCATATACTTTTGTAAATTACATCTTTCTGCTTTTTGTTTTGGTGATTGGTTTTTTCTTCGGATTAAAACAATTGCAAAGATTCTATATTTCTTTTCTTATCATTTTAATTCCTTTTTTTATTGTAAATGGAGTTCTAACAGGTACAGGAATTGATGAGCCTATCGTATGGTATAACAATGCAGAAAATCTTGGTATTCGTTTGTTAACAATACCTATTGAAGATGTGGGCTATGCTTTTACTATGATTTTTGGTAATGTTTTATTGATTGAAAAGTTTAAGAAAATCTAA
- a CDS encoding sterol desaturase family protein, translated as MFAIITLGVFLLMEGVTWCTHKFVMHGFGWYLHEDHHQPKYNGVFEKNDAFFVVFATPSILLFYFGTYTQYTYLFFIGLGILFYGIAYFLVHDVLIHQRFKWFKHTNNRYLKGLRKAHKIHHKHLGKEEGECFGMLFVPFKYFKKPKI; from the coding sequence ATGTTTGCAATTATAACACTTGGCGTTTTTTTATTAATGGAAGGGGTAACTTGGTGTACGCACAAATTTGTGATGCACGGTTTTGGATGGTATCTACACGAAGATCACCATCAACCAAAATATAATGGTGTTTTTGAGAAAAACGACGCATTTTTTGTGGTTTTTGCAACACCTAGTATTTTGCTTTTTTACTTTGGAACTTATACCCAATACACTTATTTGTTTTTTATAGGATTGGGAATTTTGTTTTACGGAATTGCATATTTTTTAGTACATGATGTTTTAATTCATCAACGTTTTAAATGGTTTAAACACACCAATAATCGTTATCTAAAAGGATTGAGAAAAGCTCATAAAATTCATCATAAACATTTAGGAAAAGAAGAAGGAGAGTGTTTTGGAATGTTATTTGTTCCTTTTAAATATTTTAAAAAACCAAAAATATAG
- a CDS encoding phytoene/squalene synthase family protein, which yields MKELFDSVSNDCSKLVTKKYSTSFSLAVNMLSPKIRTDIYNIYGFVRFADEIVDTFHDYNKELLMEHFERDYYLSKEHGISLNPILNSFQQTVNRYKIPDEMVQAFLKSMKADLYKTEYQTKEEYDAYIYGSADVVGLMCLKVFVDGDDKRFEELKDAAMRLGSAFQKVNFLRDLKDDYEVLNRSYFPNIDLGQLDAASKQLIIDEIEADFDFAYKNGILKLPVEAKFGVYMAYRYYRRLLKKLKKVPSEKIMDTRIRISDPMKINLLARSYVKYKLNIIK from the coding sequence ATGAAAGAATTATTTGATAGTGTTTCTAATGATTGCAGTAAGTTGGTTACTAAAAAATATAGTACTTCCTTTTCTTTGGCAGTAAATATGTTATCTCCAAAAATTAGAACAGATATTTATAATATTTATGGTTTTGTACGTTTTGCAGATGAAATTGTAGATACTTTTCATGATTATAATAAAGAACTATTAATGGAGCATTTTGAAAGAGATTATTATCTTTCAAAGGAACACGGAATTAGTTTAAATCCTATTTTAAATTCTTTTCAACAAACGGTAAATAGATATAAAATTCCGGATGAAATGGTACAAGCATTTCTAAAGAGCATGAAAGCAGATTTATATAAAACTGAATACCAAACCAAAGAAGAATATGATGCTTATATTTATGGCTCTGCGGATGTTGTTGGTTTAATGTGCTTAAAAGTTTTTGTTGATGGTGACGATAAAAGGTTTGAAGAATTAAAGGATGCTGCAATGCGTTTGGGTTCTGCTTTTCAAAAAGTAAATTTTTTACGTGATTTAAAAGATGATTATGAAGTCTTAAATCGTTCTTATTTTCCAAATATTGATTTAGGTCAATTAGATGCTGCTTCAAAGCAATTGATCATTGATGAAATTGAAGCCGATTTTGATTTTGCTTACAAAAACGGAATTCTTAAACTACCTGTAGAGGCTAAATTTGGGGTTTATATGGCTTATAGATATTACAGAAGATTATTAAAAAAGTTAAAGAAAGTTCCATCAGAAAAAATTATGGATACTAGAATACGTATTTCAGACCCAATGAAGATTAATTTACTAGCAAGAAGTTATGTAAAATATAAATTAAATATTATAAAATAA